In the Elizabethkingia bruuniana genome, TCCGCTTCCCGTGGCCCGGAATCGCTCGTACGATATGGGGAGACCATCAACGTTATAAAGAAACTTATTTCTCAGCTTTCCCTGGCAAGTATTTCACAGGTGATGGTGCATTAAGAGATGAGGTTGGCTATTACCGTATTACAGGACGTGTAGATGATGTTATTATTGTATCAGGTCACAATCTGGGCACTGCACCAATTGAAGACAGCATCAACCTTCACCCTGCTGTTGCAGAATCTGCAATTGTAGGTTACCCTCACGATATTAAAGGAAATGCATTATATGGTTATGTAATCCTTAAAGAAACTGGTGAAAACCGTGATAAAGATAATCTTAAAAAAGAAATCAACCTCCTGATTGCTGATAGTATTGGTCCAATTGCCAAATTGGACAAAATTCAGTTTGTATCTGCACTTCCTAAAACGCGTTCAGGAAAAATTATGAGACGGATTTTAAGAAAGATAGCCGAAGGAGACTTCAGCAATTTCGGGGATATCTCAACACTATTAAACCCTGAGATTGTAGAAGAAATAAAGAATGAACGTATCGAATAATATTTTGTTATCATTATATAATATTTTTTAATAACTTTATAGAGGATTAAAAAAATCTTTGCCATGTCTAATATCATAACCGGATTATTTAATAATCAACGCGACTACAAAAAACTGGAGACCGACCTGGAAAACTCCGGATTTAGTAATTCAGATTATATTGTATATCTGAACGAAGATGTGAATGCTAATTATATGGCCAGCGTTGTGATCAAAACTGATAGTGAAGCTGAAAAAGCTAAACTGGTTTTCGATCAGAATAATGTGCTAAAAGTTTATTGGTTTGAAAATATGACCATTGACGATGCTAAAAGTTATGAAAATCTGAAAAAAGAAATCGATGTAAGGAATAAATATCAGATTCATAGCTTTCCAGATCTTAAGTTTAAGTCTTCAAGTGAAGGAATGGGATCTGAAGTTAAATCTTAATTTTTTTTACTACTCTTAATGAACTACTCCGCAGGATTTTTCCTGCGGTTTTTTATTTTCGCTCTTCTTATTTAGCAACTAAATTGCACGTATTAGCTTTTTAATACGCTCCATTCATTTGATTTCCTTTATCTTTGATTGTATATACTAGTTTATGAAGAAGATTCTTTTCGGAGCAGCAATACTTTCAGTATTTATAGCCAATGCCCAGCAAAAAACATATGCCAATCCTGTAAATGTAGATTACGGCTACACGCCTATTCCTAATTTTGCAACACAGGGAAAGCACAGGGCTACTGCCGATCCGGTAATTGTAACTTTCAAAGGAAAATATTTCATGTTTTCTACAAACCAGTGGGGTTACTGGTGGAGCGATGACATGCTAAACTGGAAATTTGTGTCCCGTAAATTCCTTCTTCCACAACATAAAGTATATGACGAATTGTGTGCACCGGCTGTCTTTGTAATGAAAGATGCTATGTATGTTATTGGTTCTACCCACAATCCTGATTTCCCGATTTGGAAAAGTACAGATCCAACCAAAGACAACTGGGAAATTGCTGTAAAAGAGTTTAAAGTAGGTGCATGGGATCCCGCCTTCCATTATGATGAAGATACAGACAAGCTTTATTTATACTGGGGCTCCAGTAATGCCTATCCTATTTTGGGAACAGAGATTAATACCAAAACTTTACAATCTGAAGGTTATGTAAAACCTCTTTTAGGATTAGAGCCTTCAGAGCATGGCTGGGAAAGATTTGGAGAGTATAATGATAATACCTTTTTGCCGCCTTTTATAGAAGGGGCATGGATGACCAAGCATAATGGCAAATATTACCTGCAATATGGCGCTCCGGGAACAGAATTCAGTGGCTACGGAGATGGCGTCTATGTAAGTGACAAACCTTTGGAGGGCTTTACCTACCAGAGCCACAATCCTTTTTCTTACAAACCCGGCGGATTTGCCCGAGGAGCCGGACACGGTGCTACATTTGAAGATAATTACAAAAACTGGTGGCATATTTCTACCATAGTTATATCAACTAAAAATAACTTTGAAAGAAGAATGGGTATCTGGCCTGCCGGATTCGACAAAGATGATGTTATGTACACCAATACAGCTTATGGTGACTACCCTACTTACCTCCCACAATATGCACAGGGAAAAGACTTTAGCAAAGGACTTTTTGCCGGATGGATGCTGCTCAATTATCAGAAACCCGTTCAGGTTTCCTCTACTTTAGGCGGATTCCAGCCAAACCTGGCAGTAGATGAAGACATTAAAACCTACTGGAGTGCTAAAACCGGAAATGCCGGAGAATGGTATCAGACAGATTTAGGCGATATCTCTACTGTCAACGCCATACAGATTAATTATGCCGATCAGGACGCAGAGTTTTTAGGCAAAACACTAAACAAAATGCACCAGTATAAAATTTATGCTTCTAATGACGGAAAATCCTGGAAAACAATTGTAGACAAAAGCAAAAACCAAAAAGATGTACCGCACGATTATGTTGAGTTGGAAACTCCGGTGAAAGCACGTTTTCTGAAAATGGAAAACCTGAAAATGCCTACCGGAAAGTTTGCTTTAAGCGGATTCCGTGTATTTGGTAAGGGGGCTGGAGAAAAACCATCGGCAGTAGAAAATTTTGTTGCACTCCGAGCGGAATCAAGAAAAAATGCTGATAGAAGAAGTGTATGGTTTAAATGGAAACAGAATGATCTGGCGGATGGTTATGTTA is a window encoding:
- a CDS encoding discoidin domain-containing protein — encoded protein: MKKILFGAAILSVFIANAQQKTYANPVNVDYGYTPIPNFATQGKHRATADPVIVTFKGKYFMFSTNQWGYWWSDDMLNWKFVSRKFLLPQHKVYDELCAPAVFVMKDAMYVIGSTHNPDFPIWKSTDPTKDNWEIAVKEFKVGAWDPAFHYDEDTDKLYLYWGSSNAYPILGTEINTKTLQSEGYVKPLLGLEPSEHGWERFGEYNDNTFLPPFIEGAWMTKHNGKYYLQYGAPGTEFSGYGDGVYVSDKPLEGFTYQSHNPFSYKPGGFARGAGHGATFEDNYKNWWHISTIVISTKNNFERRMGIWPAGFDKDDVMYTNTAYGDYPTYLPQYAQGKDFSKGLFAGWMLLNYQKPVQVSSTLGGFQPNLAVDEDIKTYWSAKTGNAGEWYQTDLGDISTVNAIQINYADQDAEFLGKTLNKMHQYKIYASNDGKSWKTIVDKSKNQKDVPHDYVELETPVKARFLKMENLKMPTGKFALSGFRVFGKGAGEKPSAVENFVALRAESRKNADRRSVWFKWKQNDLADGYVIYFGKSPDKLYGSIMVYGKNEYYFTGADKSDAYYFQIEAFNSNGISERTPVMKSE